One Nostocoides sp. HKS02 genomic window carries:
- a CDS encoding GAF and ANTAR domain-containing protein, whose protein sequence is MTTISKERLAETLVQVADTLVDDFDLIDFLTMVTERAAELAGSSAAGLLLSDEHGQLQFMAASTESARVVELFQVQREEGPCQDCFRSGSSVSDAELVRATQRWPAFAPRAVAAGFRSVNAFPLRHHRTRIGALNLFDTAPRRYAGAEERLLQALADVATIGILQERAIRRGELLTEQLQRALNSRITIEQAKGALAQVHTVTPDAAFELLRDYSRQRGQRLTEIADAFLHDPTSHPGLTERRP, encoded by the coding sequence TTTCCAAGGAACGCCTGGCGGAGACGCTCGTTCAGGTGGCTGACACCCTCGTCGACGACTTTGACCTCATCGACTTCCTCACCATGGTCACCGAGCGGGCAGCCGAGCTCGCCGGCTCGTCGGCGGCCGGCCTGCTGCTCAGCGACGAGCACGGACAGCTCCAGTTCATGGCCGCCTCGACCGAGTCGGCTCGGGTCGTGGAGCTCTTTCAGGTGCAGCGGGAAGAGGGTCCGTGTCAGGACTGCTTCCGGTCTGGGAGCTCGGTCTCGGATGCCGAGCTCGTGCGGGCCACCCAACGCTGGCCCGCCTTTGCTCCCCGCGCGGTGGCGGCGGGATTTCGCTCGGTCAACGCGTTCCCGCTACGCCATCATCGGACCAGGATTGGTGCGCTGAACCTGTTCGACACGGCCCCGCGGCGGTATGCCGGCGCGGAGGAGCGCCTTCTGCAGGCGTTGGCCGACGTGGCCACGATCGGCATCCTGCAAGAACGCGCCATCCGTCGTGGAGAGCTGCTCACCGAACAGCTCCAACGGGCGCTGAACAGCCGGATCACCATCGAGCAGGCCAAGGGTGCCTTGGCCCAGGTCCACACCGTCACCCCCGATGCGGCGTTCGAGCTGTTGCGGGACTACAGCCGCCAGCGCGGGCAGCGGCTGACCGAGATCGCCGACGCCTTCCTGCACGACCCGACCAGCCATCCCGGCCTGACCGAGCGTCGGCCCTAG
- a CDS encoding PP2C family protein-serine/threonine phosphatase has protein sequence MANPRPIDRDAPMDYRAVFDALPNPCALLSPDLRVLDVNAAYPVVVGRTRRELLGRDLVEVLPFGGLEAVDGAAHRIRRSLQRALASGIPEVLPVQRYDVRTDAAAQTPLATRYWISTATPITNADQVVVALLHKIQDVTPVVLSVAADIGAGDAVRGVDLEGHSDVFALARELQSANALLLDAQERERETSLALQRAMLPASIPERARGRVAARYLPASSSLSVGGDWYDVAALPDGRLAAAVGDVVGHGLHAAAVMGQLRSALSAVTVADVGPGNALQVLDRFARQIDQATATTAVKVVLDLEQGTATYSSAGHLPPLLHHADGRIEALDQALGPPLATTDEADARPQATTHFSPGARLVLYTDGLVERRTEDLTVGLARLATCLREHPGLSPEALMDTILRQVREHERAADDTAVLVIGL, from the coding sequence ATGGCGAATCCTCGTCCCATCGATCGTGACGCGCCCATGGACTACCGCGCGGTGTTCGACGCGTTGCCCAACCCGTGCGCGCTGCTCAGCCCCGACCTGCGCGTGCTCGATGTGAACGCGGCATACCCAGTGGTGGTCGGCCGTACCCGGCGCGAGCTCCTCGGCCGCGACTTGGTCGAGGTGCTGCCGTTCGGCGGGCTGGAGGCCGTCGACGGGGCCGCCCACCGCATCCGACGGTCGTTGCAGCGGGCCTTGGCCAGCGGGATCCCCGAGGTCCTGCCGGTCCAGCGCTACGACGTTCGAACGGACGCCGCGGCCCAGACGCCGCTCGCCACCCGCTACTGGATCTCGACGGCCACGCCCATCACGAACGCGGACCAGGTGGTGGTCGCGCTCCTCCACAAGATCCAGGACGTGACCCCAGTCGTCCTGTCGGTTGCTGCCGACATCGGTGCCGGCGACGCGGTTCGCGGCGTGGACCTTGAAGGGCACTCGGACGTGTTCGCGTTGGCGCGGGAGCTGCAGAGCGCGAACGCCCTGCTGTTGGACGCCCAAGAGCGCGAACGCGAGACCAGCCTGGCGCTGCAACGCGCGATGCTCCCCGCCTCCATCCCTGAACGGGCACGCGGACGGGTCGCGGCCAGATACCTGCCGGCGAGCAGCTCCCTGAGCGTCGGAGGCGACTGGTACGACGTCGCCGCGCTGCCGGACGGGCGGCTGGCGGCCGCCGTGGGCGATGTTGTCGGACACGGTCTGCACGCGGCCGCTGTCATGGGCCAGCTGCGCAGCGCCCTCAGCGCCGTAACGGTCGCGGACGTCGGACCCGGCAACGCCCTGCAGGTCCTCGACCGGTTCGCTCGACAGATCGACCAGGCCACCGCCACCACAGCCGTCAAGGTCGTTCTCGACCTGGAGCAAGGCACCGCGACCTACAGCAGCGCCGGCCACCTCCCGCCGCTGCTGCATCATGCCGACGGGAGGATCGAGGCCCTCGACCAGGCGCTCGGGCCGCCGCTGGCGACCACCGACGAAGCCGACGCCCGTCCTCAGGCAACCACGCACTTCAGCCCGGGCGCCCGGCTCGTCCTGTACACCGACGGCCTGGTCGAACGCCGCACCGAAGACCTGACCGTCGGTCTCGCCCGCCTCGCCACCTGCCTGCGCGAGCATCCAGGACTCAGTCCGGAGGCACTCATGGACACCATCCTCCGCCAGGTCCGCGAGCACGAGCGCGCCGCCGACGACACCGCGGTCCTCGTCATCGGGCTCTGA
- a CDS encoding diacylglycerol kinase family protein, which yields MANEVAYSGGVSPFDRVVLIFNPKSTGQARELAEGLRADLAERVPTLGVELLPTEHAGHATELARVAAERGRPLVMSVSGDGGYNEVVNGVMQAGNDNAVAAVLAAGNANDHRRTTKERPIAEAIADGTVSRIDLLRLTADGAAGDVVRYAHSYIGLGLTPIVAVDLEKGDKGSLREMVTVVRSFARFRPFEIEVEDGTRQRFDSLVFANIAQMAKVATLSEVQSRPDDGLFEVITLRHTAKWRILATAVKASTTGLGKQPSVSTYTFTTVSPLPLQVDGEVMDLPAGATVRVDIAAQALQTVL from the coding sequence GTGGCCAACGAGGTGGCTTATTCTGGCGGGGTGTCCCCTTTTGATCGTGTGGTCCTGATTTTCAATCCCAAGAGCACCGGTCAAGCGCGGGAGCTGGCCGAGGGGCTGCGCGCCGACTTGGCGGAGCGAGTGCCCACCTTGGGCGTCGAGCTGCTTCCCACTGAACATGCCGGTCACGCGACCGAGCTGGCCCGGGTGGCTGCCGAGCGGGGCCGGCCGCTGGTGATGTCCGTGAGCGGCGACGGCGGATACAACGAGGTGGTGAACGGCGTCATGCAGGCGGGCAACGACAATGCGGTCGCCGCAGTGCTGGCGGCGGGCAACGCGAACGACCACCGCCGCACGACCAAGGAGCGGCCGATAGCCGAGGCGATCGCCGACGGCACCGTCAGCCGCATCGACCTGCTCCGGCTCACCGCTGACGGCGCGGCGGGCGACGTCGTCCGGTACGCCCACTCGTACATCGGGTTGGGGCTGACGCCCATCGTCGCGGTCGACCTGGAAAAGGGCGACAAGGGTTCGCTGCGCGAGATGGTCACCGTCGTTCGCTCGTTCGCCCGCTTCCGTCCCTTCGAGATCGAGGTGGAAGACGGGACCCGACAGCGGTTCGACAGCCTGGTGTTCGCGAACATCGCCCAGATGGCCAAGGTGGCCACGTTGAGCGAGGTCCAGAGCCGCCCGGATGACGGACTGTTCGAGGTGATCACGCTCAGGCACACCGCGAAGTGGCGAATCCTGGCGACCGCGGTCAAGGCCAGCACCACGGGGCTGGGCAAGCAGCCCAGCGTGAGCACCTACACGTTCACGACGGTGAGCCCGCTGCCCTTGCAGGTCGACGGCGAGGTGATGGACCTGCCGGCGGGCGCCACGGTGCGCGTGGACATCGCAGCGCAGGCGCTCCAGACGGTCCTCTGA
- a CDS encoding GAF and ANTAR domain-containing protein — protein sequence MSMDGYKALAEVVLVGRPLEDVLNEVAGIAQVWLPGAEATSVTLMRGDKAWTAAYSGRLALDADELQYKQGYGPCMDAGRTGMPMVVADMRTEQRWPTYTQRVVTHGVLSSLSVPLPFQGVTIGALNNYSREPDAFGDDTLELASEITTYIGIAVMNADAHAEASATAEHMRQALESRKTIDMALGVLIATHHCSPEDAFTILSTASQKHNRKLRSLAADLVESESRPQNPS from the coding sequence ATGAGCATGGATGGGTACAAAGCCCTCGCTGAGGTCGTGTTGGTCGGAAGGCCTCTCGAGGACGTCCTGAACGAGGTGGCGGGGATCGCGCAAGTGTGGCTGCCGGGGGCGGAGGCCACCTCGGTGACCCTGATGCGCGGCGACAAGGCGTGGACCGCGGCATACAGCGGGCGGTTGGCGCTGGACGCGGACGAGCTCCAGTACAAGCAGGGATACGGCCCGTGCATGGACGCCGGTCGAACCGGAATGCCCATGGTGGTGGCGGACATGCGTACCGAGCAACGGTGGCCGACCTACACCCAACGGGTCGTCACGCACGGGGTGCTCAGCTCGCTGTCCGTGCCGCTGCCCTTCCAAGGCGTCACCATTGGTGCGCTCAACAACTACTCACGCGAACCCGACGCGTTCGGCGACGACACACTCGAGCTCGCCAGTGAGATCACCACGTACATCGGCATCGCGGTGATGAACGCGGACGCCCACGCCGAGGCCTCAGCCACGGCCGAGCACATGCGGCAGGCTCTTGAGTCGCGCAAGACGATCGACATGGCGCTCGGAGTCCTCATCGCCACGCATCACTGCTCGCCAGAGGATGCGTTCACGATCCTGTCCACCGCGTCACAGAAGCACAACCGCAAGCTGCGGTCGCTGGCAGCGGACCTCGTGGAATCGGAGTCGCGGCCACAGAACCCGTCCTGA
- a CDS encoding phage holin family protein: MSLFADISRDLSTLVRQEMELAKAEMRESATRAGKGVGMFGGAGVAAHFVLLFLSIALWWGLGNETGRGWSALLVALAWAIVAGVLAAMGRREIKQVKGIPQTTHTAREIPDALKGNEDKR; encoded by the coding sequence GTGAGCTTGTTCGCTGACATCAGCCGCGACCTGTCGACGCTGGTCCGCCAGGAGATGGAGCTGGCCAAGGCCGAGATGCGCGAGTCGGCGACCAGGGCGGGAAAGGGCGTCGGCATGTTCGGCGGCGCCGGAGTGGCGGCCCACTTCGTGCTGCTGTTCTTGTCGATCGCGCTGTGGTGGGGGCTGGGCAACGAGACCGGGCGTGGCTGGTCAGCCCTGCTGGTGGCCTTGGCGTGGGCCATCGTCGCCGGTGTGCTCGCTGCCATGGGCCGACGCGAGATCAAGCAGGTCAAGGGAATTCCACAGACGACACACACGGCGCGGGAGATTCCGGACGCGCTCAAAGGGAACGAGGACAAGCGATGA
- a CDS encoding DUF3618 domain-containing protein: MSTNPDELRREIEDTRGRLSNDVNALTETVSPSNVARRQADKVAGVATSVKDRVMGTADDLSSTGSDAASSLGHAPGAAADKARQKTQGNPLAAGLIALGAGWLVGSMLPASAKEKQAAVALKEKAQPLVDEAKSVAQDTAQELKEPAKQAAQSIKDTATEAKDNVTQEGKSTAEDLTAQAQTSAEHVRSTQ; this comes from the coding sequence ATGAGCACCAACCCAGATGAGCTCCGTCGGGAGATCGAGGACACCCGCGGCCGACTGAGCAACGACGTCAACGCGCTCACCGAGACGGTCAGCCCCTCGAACGTCGCCCGCCGCCAGGCCGACAAGGTCGCCGGGGTGGCGACCTCGGTGAAGGACCGGGTCATGGGCACGGCCGATGACCTGTCCAGCACCGGCTCGGACGCTGCCTCCAGCCTGGGGCACGCTCCTGGCGCGGCAGCGGACAAGGCGCGCCAGAAGACGCAGGGCAATCCCCTCGCGGCGGGGCTCATCGCCCTGGGCGCCGGGTGGCTCGTCGGTTCGATGCTGCCGGCATCCGCGAAGGAGAAGCAGGCCGCGGTCGCCCTGAAGGAGAAGGCGCAGCCCCTCGTCGACGAGGCAAAGAGCGTGGCGCAGGACACCGCCCAAGAGCTCAAGGAACCCGCCAAGCAGGCGGCACAGAGCATCAAGGACACGGCCACCGAGGCCAAGGACAACGTCACCCAGGAAGGAAAGTCCACCGCCGAGGACCTCACGGCCCAGGCGCAGACCTCTGCGGAGCACGTGCGCTCCACCCAGTAG
- a CDS encoding alpha/beta fold hydrolase — protein sequence MIFEDFELATIAVHEQVSLRVRTAGSGAPVVLLHGHPRTHTTWYQVAPLLRDAGFTVVCPDLRGYGQSTGPAPDANHTAYSDRAMASDVVRLMQALGHDRFAVVGHDRGAYVAYRTALDHPDQVTALAVLDGVPIVEALERADARFAELWWHWFFFTSPHAERVINADPMAWYQPDRAAMGEENYQDLCAAIARPSTVRAMLEDYRSGLHVDRRADEADRAAGKRISCPVLVAWSRDDDLESLYGDPTQIWSRWCTSPVRGAVIHSGHHMAEEAPEQLAGVLATFLAP from the coding sequence GTGATCTTCGAGGACTTCGAGCTGGCCACCATCGCTGTCCACGAGCAGGTGTCGCTCCGGGTCCGTACCGCAGGATCTGGTGCGCCCGTGGTGTTGTTGCACGGTCACCCCCGAACTCACACCACCTGGTACCAGGTCGCGCCACTGCTGCGCGATGCCGGATTCACGGTCGTGTGCCCAGATCTTCGCGGCTACGGCCAGTCCACCGGGCCCGCGCCTGATGCCAACCACACCGCATACTCCGACCGGGCCATGGCGAGCGACGTCGTACGCCTGATGCAGGCGCTGGGCCATGACCGGTTCGCGGTGGTCGGCCACGACCGAGGTGCGTACGTCGCCTATCGAACCGCGCTGGACCACCCCGACCAGGTGACTGCGCTGGCGGTCCTGGACGGTGTTCCCATCGTCGAGGCACTGGAGCGGGCGGACGCGCGGTTCGCCGAACTCTGGTGGCACTGGTTCTTCTTCACGTCCCCCCATGCCGAGCGAGTCATCAATGCGGACCCGATGGCCTGGTACCAGCCCGATCGAGCGGCGATGGGTGAGGAGAACTACCAGGACCTGTGCGCGGCGATCGCCCGACCGTCGACGGTGCGGGCGATGCTCGAGGACTATCGCTCCGGACTGCATGTCGACCGCCGGGCCGACGAGGCCGACCGGGCCGCTGGAAAGCGGATCTCCTGCCCGGTCCTGGTGGCGTGGTCCCGAGATGACGACCTGGAGTCGCTCTATGGGGACCCGACCCAGATCTGGTCACGGTGGTGCACCAGCCCGGTCCGCGGCGCGGTCATCCACTCCGGCCACCACATGGCCGAGGAGGCCCCGGAGCAGCTGGCCGGGGTGTTGGCCACCTTCCTGGCGCCATAG
- a CDS encoding patatin-like phospholipase family protein, translated as MASPRGERALVLGGGGSAGNAWLIGVIAGLLEGGLDVTGADLIIGTSAGATTAAQITAASPTELLAATLGAAPQRPTAPAGSGGRPAGAAVVPDHLERTGRIIAAARDAADMRRRMGAAALELDAGSDGSGQARWRAIVAARLPSQAWPDRTLLIPVVDARTGQPVVFDRHSGVELVDAIAASTSSGAPYGIGDDRYIDGGYRRNENADLARGYEQVLVLSPLGGRTRHPLEWGMQLAAQVAELRAGGSTVETILPDAESLGAFGANLMDLSVRAPAAGAGYAQGKRLAGQIGFRP; from the coding sequence TTGGCTAGCCCACGGGGCGAGCGAGCCCTGGTCCTCGGTGGCGGAGGATCGGCAGGCAACGCATGGCTGATCGGCGTCATCGCCGGGCTGCTCGAGGGCGGGTTGGATGTGACCGGGGCTGACCTCATCATCGGGACGTCGGCCGGAGCGACCACGGCGGCGCAGATCACTGCTGCGAGCCCGACCGAGCTACTGGCCGCGACGCTCGGCGCCGCGCCCCAGCGACCTACTGCTCCAGCCGGATCCGGCGGCCGCCCCGCTGGCGCCGCGGTGGTGCCCGACCATCTGGAGAGAACGGGTCGGATCATTGCCGCTGCTCGGGATGCGGCCGACATGCGCCGCAGGATGGGCGCGGCGGCGCTCGAGCTGGATGCCGGCTCGGACGGCTCGGGGCAAGCCCGGTGGCGCGCCATCGTCGCTGCCAGGCTGCCCAGCCAGGCCTGGCCGGACCGGACCCTGCTCATCCCGGTGGTCGACGCGCGGACCGGGCAGCCGGTCGTCTTCGACCGGCACAGCGGAGTCGAGCTCGTGGACGCGATCGCCGCAAGTACATCCAGCGGCGCGCCCTACGGCATCGGGGACGACCGATACATCGACGGCGGCTACCGACGCAACGAGAACGCCGACCTGGCCCGGGGCTACGAGCAGGTGCTGGTCCTCTCACCGCTCGGCGGCAGGACCCGGCATCCGCTCGAGTGGGGCATGCAGCTGGCAGCGCAGGTCGCCGAGCTCCGGGCAGGCGGCAGCACTGTCGAGACGATCCTCCCGGATGCCGAGTCGCTGGGCGCGTTCGGCGCCAACCTGATGGACCTCTCGGTGCGTGCGCCCGCCGCTGGAGCCGGCTACGCGCAGGGCAAGAGGCTTGCCGGTCAGATCGGGTTCCGGCCCTGA